The following proteins come from a genomic window of Marinicella rhabdoformis:
- a CDS encoding 2Fe-2S iron-sulfur cluster-binding protein, protein MHQFHDLTITAIQQEPNAVVWTLEIPEKLFDQFEYLPGQHLTFKYMHEGEELRRSYSICSSSLNPAEMKVLIKGVDGGRFSQAAQSVFNVGDTVSVMPPSGHFAISPEEEKTYVAFAAGSGITPVMGMVHAVLEQTESSQFVLFYGNSTSGDILLQQEISHLKDHYQERFSVHYFLSRQKVDVPFNHGRLDQGKVAYIKDHFLNQLTVDGYYVCGPGEMIDSVCRSLELLGVPQEQIHNERFLSDGQEISASEKIIKEDAGITVTVDGANHQFDIKAGESATLLESAEQAGVDLPYSCKAGVCATCRCKLIEGEVEMINNYSLEEWETKDGYILSCQSVARSSKIHISFDE, encoded by the coding sequence ATGCACCAATTTCATGATTTAACCATTACAGCGATTCAACAAGAACCCAATGCGGTTGTTTGGACCTTAGAAATACCAGAAAAGCTGTTTGATCAGTTTGAATATTTGCCGGGACAACACCTGACATTTAAATACATGCATGAGGGAGAGGAATTAAGGCGCAGTTATTCAATTTGCTCTTCATCGTTAAATCCTGCTGAAATGAAGGTGTTGATCAAGGGTGTGGATGGTGGTCGTTTTTCTCAAGCGGCACAATCTGTGTTCAATGTAGGTGATACGGTATCTGTGATGCCACCATCTGGACATTTTGCCATTTCACCTGAAGAAGAAAAGACTTATGTGGCTTTTGCTGCTGGTTCTGGAATCACGCCTGTGATGGGTATGGTTCATGCCGTGCTGGAACAAACGGAATCATCTCAATTTGTTTTGTTTTATGGCAATTCAACTTCTGGAGATATTTTGTTACAACAAGAAATATCCCACTTGAAAGACCATTACCAAGAACGTTTTAGCGTCCATTATTTCTTGTCGCGTCAAAAAGTAGATGTGCCGTTCAATCATGGTCGCCTTGACCAAGGTAAAGTGGCCTATATCAAAGATCACTTTTTGAACCAATTAACTGTTGATGGTTATTATGTTTGTGGCCCCGGTGAAATGATAGATTCAGTTTGCCGCTCACTGGAATTGCTGGGTGTGCCTCAAGAGCAAATCCACAACGAGCGATTCTTATCTGATGGGCAAGAAATATCAGCTTCTGAGAAAATCATCAAAGAAGATGCCGGTATCACCGTGACTGTTGATGGTGCCAATCACCAATTCGACATCAAAGCTGGTGAATCTGCTACCTTATTAGAGTCGGCAGAACAGGCTGGCGTGGACTTGCCTTATTCCTGTAAAGCGGGCGTTTGTGCCACCTGTCGATGTAAGTTGATTGAAGGTGAAGTTGAAATGATCAACAACTATTCTTTAGAAGAATGGGAAACCAAAGACGGCTATATATTGAGCTGTCAATCAGTAGCCCGTTCCAGTAAAATCCACATCTCTTTCGACGAGTGA
- the rfbB gene encoding dTDP-glucose 4,6-dehydratase → MAENQTDKWLVTGGAGFIGGNFVLRQVLKNKRAVVNLDKLSYAGNLDTLAEVMDHPNHKFVQGDIGDADLVKKLLNDEQPDVVVHFAAESHVDRSIEGPGEFIQTNIVGTFQLLQQVLAYYQSLTGEKKAQFRFLHVSTDEVYGSLGETGLFTETTAYQPNSPYSASKAASDHLVRAYHHTYGLPVLTTNCSNNYGPFQFPEKLIPLMIDKALNGEALPIYGDGKNVRDWLYVEDHCRAIETVIAKGRLGEVYNVGGNEERQNIEIVDILCDLLDQLKPLDIDRKSLKTFVKDRPGHDQRYAIDASKLANELGWTPQETFETGINKTIQWYLNNQAWCDRVKDGSYQGQRLGQSS, encoded by the coding sequence ATGGCTGAAAATCAAACAGATAAATGGTTAGTCACAGGTGGTGCGGGCTTTATTGGTGGTAACTTCGTTTTGCGCCAAGTATTGAAAAACAAGCGTGCGGTTGTGAATTTAGACAAACTCAGTTATGCCGGCAATTTAGACACTTTGGCTGAGGTGATGGATCATCCAAACCATAAATTTGTCCAAGGCGACATTGGCGATGCTGATTTGGTTAAAAAACTACTCAATGATGAACAACCGGATGTGGTGGTTCATTTTGCCGCTGAATCGCATGTCGATCGTTCGATAGAAGGGCCGGGTGAATTCATTCAAACCAATATCGTCGGTACTTTTCAGTTATTACAGCAGGTCTTGGCCTACTATCAGTCTTTGACTGGTGAGAAGAAAGCGCAGTTTCGTTTTCTTCATGTTTCTACCGATGAAGTGTATGGTTCTTTGGGTGAGACGGGTTTGTTCACTGAAACCACCGCTTATCAGCCTAATTCTCCTTATTCTGCTTCAAAAGCAGCATCTGATCATTTGGTTCGTGCTTACCACCACACCTATGGATTGCCTGTACTAACCACCAATTGTTCGAATAACTACGGCCCGTTTCAATTTCCAGAAAAGTTAATTCCCTTGATGATAGATAAAGCTTTGAATGGCGAGGCTTTGCCCATTTATGGTGACGGTAAAAATGTCCGTGATTGGTTGTATGTTGAAGACCATTGTCGCGCCATTGAAACCGTGATTGCCAAAGGACGATTGGGTGAAGTGTATAATGTGGGTGGTAATGAAGAGCGCCAAAACATTGAAATCGTTGATATTTTGTGTGACTTGTTGGATCAGTTAAAGCCACTTGATATTGACAGGAAGTCACTGAAAACTTTTGTCAAAGACCGACCGGGTCATGACCAACGTTATGCCATTGATGCCTCAAAATTAGCCAATGAACTGGGCTGGACGCCACAAGAAACTTTTGAAACCGGTATCAATAAAACCATTCAGTGGTATCTTAACAACCAAGCTTGGTGTGATCGTGTTAAAGACGGCAGTTACCAGGGACAAAGACTGGGTCAGTCTTCATAA
- a CDS encoding arginine deiminase family protein → MSKISNYSEIGKLNTVIIHEPGPEMENMTPETAEEVLYDDILTLDLALKEHRQLSGVLNKVADNVLEFSGLLTDVLKDERVKLDVLQDVCGLYGHNELVDDLMSLPADVLSRQFFEGTLLDKNTLERYLSPSRHAIPPLPNAFFTRDAVMCVYDKAVIGSMAHRVRLTEALLLKAMFNNHEKLSGQGFHFDGTKRKSEEVTIEGGDLLVIRDDLLVIGFSERTSARAIDRIVTTMSQDMEKLDVVVVDLPKIRATIHLDMIFTMLDTDTVMNFAPLITGAGKCKAFHMHCSKGKITKIDEYSGLPKALRQFGLDLNYVSCGGDNAFAQEREQWTSGANFFTFAPGHIIGYKHNHNTMEALNQAGFEIIDAKDIIAGNVMPQAGKKAAVAMDGSELSRGGGGCRCMTMPIHREAVNW, encoded by the coding sequence ATGTCTAAAATATCTAACTATTCAGAAATCGGAAAGCTGAACACGGTCATCATTCATGAGCCGGGCCCAGAAATGGAAAACATGACGCCAGAAACAGCGGAAGAGGTCTTATATGATGACATTTTGACATTGGATTTGGCGCTCAAAGAGCACAGGCAGTTGTCTGGTGTTTTGAATAAAGTGGCTGACAATGTGCTTGAGTTTTCAGGACTGTTAACTGATGTCCTGAAAGATGAGAGGGTTAAATTAGACGTACTCCAAGACGTTTGCGGCTTGTATGGGCACAATGAATTGGTAGATGACTTGATGTCATTACCCGCTGATGTTTTGTCACGTCAGTTTTTTGAAGGTACTTTGTTAGACAAAAATACTTTAGAGCGTTACCTGAGCCCTTCACGTCATGCCATTCCACCATTACCCAATGCGTTTTTTACACGTGACGCGGTGATGTGTGTGTATGACAAAGCGGTGATTGGGTCTATGGCGCATCGCGTTAGGTTAACTGAAGCGTTGTTGCTCAAAGCCATGTTCAACAACCATGAAAAACTGTCTGGACAAGGATTTCATTTTGATGGTACAAAGAGAAAATCTGAAGAAGTGACCATCGAAGGTGGTGATTTGTTGGTGATACGCGATGATTTATTGGTGATTGGTTTTTCTGAAAGAACTTCTGCCAGAGCGATTGACCGTATTGTGACTACGATGTCTCAAGACATGGAGAAACTCGACGTGGTCGTGGTTGATTTGCCTAAAATCCGTGCAACCATTCACTTGGACATGATATTCACCATGTTGGATACCGACACGGTGATGAATTTTGCCCCATTGATTACTGGTGCGGGTAAATGTAAAGCATTTCACATGCATTGCAGCAAAGGAAAAATCACAAAAATTGATGAATACTCAGGTTTGCCTAAAGCCTTGCGCCAATTTGGTTTGGATTTAAATTACGTCAGTTGCGGCGGCGACAATGCCTTCGCACAAGAAAGAGAGCAGTGGACCAGTGGTGCCAATTTCTTTACTTTTGCGCCCGGTCACATCATCGGCTATAAGCACAACCACAACACCATGGAAGCACTGAACCAAGCCGGCTTCGAAATCATCGATGCCAAAGACATCATCGCCGGCAATGTGATGCCACAAGCCGGCAAAAAAGCCGCCGTAGCCATGGACGGTTCTGAATTGTCACGCGGTGGCGGCGGTTGTCGTTGTATGACCATGCCGATTCACCGAGAAGCGGTTAATTGGTGA
- the rfbA gene encoding glucose-1-phosphate thymidylyltransferase RfbA, producing the protein MKQRKGIILAGGSGTRLYPLTHSVSKQLLPVYDKPMIYYPLSTLMEAGIRDVLIINTPHEQALFQQLLGDGSQWGMNLQYAVQPDPGGLAQAYLIGESFVDGHDSCLILGDNIFHGAGMRHLMANASDRTEGATVFGYRVHDPERYGVAAFDEAGNVIDLEEKPENPRSNYAVTGLYFYDGQAVDIAKSLKPSHRGELEITDLNKVYLEQQALKVELMGRGYAWLDTGTHDSLAEATNFISTIEKRQGMKIACPEEIAYNHRWIDAEQVLKLAQPILKNGYGQYLASLVQGS; encoded by the coding sequence ATGAAACAAAGAAAAGGCATTATTTTGGCAGGTGGTTCAGGTACTCGCTTGTATCCTTTGACACATTCAGTGAGTAAACAGTTATTGCCTGTTTACGACAAACCGATGATTTATTACCCATTAAGTACTTTGATGGAAGCCGGTATTCGTGATGTGTTGATTATCAACACACCGCATGAACAGGCTTTGTTTCAACAGTTGTTAGGTGACGGTTCTCAATGGGGTATGAATTTACAGTATGCGGTTCAGCCTGACCCAGGTGGTTTGGCGCAAGCTTATTTGATCGGCGAATCATTTGTTGATGGCCATGATTCATGTTTGATTCTGGGAGACAATATTTTTCACGGCGCGGGCATGCGCCATTTAATGGCCAATGCCAGTGACCGCACTGAAGGTGCAACAGTCTTTGGCTACCGAGTCCATGATCCAGAGCGCTATGGTGTGGCGGCATTTGATGAAGCAGGTAATGTGATTGATTTAGAAGAAAAACCTGAAAATCCACGTTCCAATTATGCCGTTACGGGCTTGTATTTTTACGATGGCCAAGCTGTGGATATTGCCAAGTCATTGAAACCTTCGCATCGCGGTGAATTGGAAATCACCGATTTGAATAAAGTCTATTTAGAACAGCAGGCTTTGAAAGTGGAATTAATGGGCCGGGGTTATGCTTGGCTAGATACAGGAACGCACGATTCATTGGCTGAAGCGACTAATTTTATTTCGACGATTGAAAAGCGTCAGGGCATGAAAATCGCCTGTCCTGAGGAGATTGCTTATAACCACCGTTGGATTGATGCCGAACAGGTGTTGAAGTTGGCACAACCCATTCTTAAAAATGGTTATGGCCAGTATCTGGCTTCACTGGTACAGGGCAGTTAA
- the paaD gene encoding 1,2-phenylacetyl-CoA epoxidase subunit PaaD: MSAIDDAEAADNGRVSVREIEAWLEAVKDPEIPVISIKALGIYQDVVWQGDSLHVNIIPTYSGCPAMHAIKQDIVTLLKQKGIDDVQVHVNNSPIWSTDMISEAGREQMRAFGIAPPKTATQQDIACPLCQSKNTLLISQFGSTSCKALYRCKDCLEPFDYFKCYAPIS; this comes from the coding sequence ATGTCTGCCATAGATGACGCTGAAGCAGCTGATAATGGCCGCGTTTCTGTGAGAGAAATTGAAGCTTGGTTAGAGGCGGTTAAGGATCCTGAAATTCCAGTCATCAGTATCAAGGCACTTGGCATTTATCAAGATGTTGTATGGCAGGGTGATTCTTTGCATGTCAATATCATACCCACATATTCAGGTTGTCCGGCGATGCATGCGATCAAACAAGACATTGTGACCTTGTTAAAACAAAAAGGCATCGATGATGTACAAGTGCACGTCAATAATTCACCGATCTGGAGTACCGATATGATCAGTGAAGCAGGGCGTGAACAAATGCGCGCCTTTGGTATTGCGCCACCCAAAACAGCGACACAACAGGACATTGCTTGCCCTTTGTGTCAATCAAAAAACACCCTGCTCATCAGTCAGTTCGGCTCAACTTCATGTAAAGCGTTGTACCGATGTAAAGACTGTTTAGAGCCTTTCGATTATTTTAAATGTTATGCACCAATTTCATGA
- the paaC gene encoding 1,2-phenylacetyl-CoA epoxidase subunit PaaC: MDGKNINNHLYSYLIRLADTSLTMGQRLAEWCGHGPYLEEDVALTNVSLDTIGHANLFYQLAADVKGDGKTVDDLAFLRDVHEYRNPILTELPRGDFGYTMMKQYFIDVFNLLLYKELAHSTYQPLADVAKKALIEVQYHHERSHEWLLRLSLSTEEAKAKMQSALDQLWFYTPELFEINEAIDELIQQNVAADLAEVKSIWQMMVESHLSQCELKLPESGWVATGGLEGEHSEHLGYMLAEMQFLQRAYPGCEW; the protein is encoded by the coding sequence ATGGACGGCAAAAACATAAACAATCATTTATACAGTTACTTGATCCGTTTGGCGGACACCTCTTTGACCATGGGTCAACGTTTGGCTGAGTGGTGTGGTCATGGCCCTTATTTAGAGGAAGACGTGGCCTTGACCAATGTGTCACTGGATACCATTGGTCATGCCAATTTGTTTTATCAATTGGCAGCTGATGTGAAAGGCGATGGCAAAACAGTTGATGACCTCGCGTTTTTGCGTGATGTACATGAATACAGAAACCCGATTCTGACCGAATTACCAAGGGGTGACTTCGGCTACACAATGATGAAACAGTATTTTATCGATGTATTCAATTTGTTGTTGTACAAAGAATTGGCTCACAGCACTTACCAACCATTGGCGGATGTGGCTAAAAAAGCTTTAATCGAAGTGCAATACCATCATGAGCGCAGCCATGAATGGTTGTTGCGATTGAGTTTAAGCACCGAGGAGGCCAAAGCTAAGATGCAGTCGGCATTGGATCAACTGTGGTTCTATACGCCAGAATTGTTTGAAATAAATGAAGCAATAGATGAATTAATTCAGCAAAACGTTGCCGCCGACCTGGCCGAAGTGAAAAGTATCTGGCAAATGATGGTTGAATCACATTTGTCACAATGTGAGTTAAAACTGCCTGAATCTGGTTGGGTTGCCACCGGTGGTCTTGAAGGTGAGCATTCAGAACATTTGGGTTATATGTTGGCGGAAATGCAGTTTTTACAACGTGCATACCCTGGATGTGAATGGTAA
- the rfbC gene encoding dTDP-4-dehydrorhamnose 3,5-epimerase: protein MKVTESKLQGVKTIEPQVFGDARGYFMESWQQDRYKEAGIKETFIQSNVSKSSRGVLRGLHFQNPNPQGKLVYVLSGEVYDVAVDIRVGSPTFGQHEGIVLSENNHKQFYVPEGFAHGFCVLSETATFAYMCTNYYDPSAEASLLWNDDDLAIDWPIDSPSLSDKDNKALKLKDFNRSKLPIYK from the coding sequence ATGAAAGTCACAGAATCTAAACTTCAAGGTGTAAAAACCATAGAGCCTCAAGTATTTGGTGACGCTCGAGGTTACTTTATGGAGTCTTGGCAGCAAGACCGATATAAAGAAGCAGGAATTAAAGAAACTTTTATTCAGAGTAATGTGTCAAAGTCGTCTCGTGGTGTTTTGCGTGGGCTGCATTTTCAAAACCCAAACCCACAAGGCAAGTTGGTTTATGTACTGTCAGGTGAGGTGTATGATGTGGCAGTAGATATCCGCGTTGGTTCACCTACATTTGGACAACATGAGGGCATAGTTTTGAGTGAAAACAATCACAAGCAATTTTATGTGCCTGAAGGCTTTGCTCATGGTTTTTGTGTGCTGTCTGAAACAGCCACATTTGCTTACATGTGTACTAATTACTACGACCCAAGTGCTGAAGCTTCATTGTTATGGAATGATGATGACTTGGCTATTGACTGGCCAATTGATTCACCCAGTTTGTCAGATAAAGATAACAAGGCCCTGAAATTAAAAGATTTTAATAGAAGTAAATTGCCAATTTATAAATGA
- the paaB gene encoding 1,2-phenylacetyl-CoA epoxidase subunit PaaB, which translates to MSTKLYEVFIRAKAGLNHRHVGSLHASDEKMALLNARDVYTRRKEGVSIWVVEAKNIASSNPEQEHEWFDPAEDKVYRHPTFYPLDKEVENM; encoded by the coding sequence ATGTCTACCAAATTATATGAAGTTTTTATTCGCGCCAAAGCCGGTCTAAACCACCGTCATGTGGGCTCTTTACATGCCTCTGATGAAAAAATGGCGTTGTTGAATGCCCGTGATGTTTACACGCGCCGCAAAGAAGGCGTCAGTATTTGGGTGGTTGAGGCTAAAAACATTGCATCCTCAAATCCAGAGCAAGAACATGAATGGTTTGATCCAGCGGAAGATAAAGTTTATCGTCATCCAACCTTTTATCCTTTGGACAAAGAAGTGGAAAACATGTGA